A window of the Streptomyces sp. JB150 genome harbors these coding sequences:
- a CDS encoding DUF2771 domain-containing protein, which produces MTTLPRGEAASQHSAGRRRRAVAVAGAVSAGLLVLSACDKPTPVSTITVGSDSVSSEATCYEEGKVLKAQELAKCLKEKDIDSLSVDPDELVRFGVDPAVADKGWIIMMNGQPLLNEPIKKTYTTIPGSVFFNAQYGAQGDSTLVSIREGERDATGLWSFKLKKDA; this is translated from the coding sequence ATGACCACGCTGCCCCGCGGCGAAGCCGCTAGTCAACACAGTGCTGGGCGACGCCGCCGCGCCGTCGCCGTTGCCGGCGCCGTTTCCGCCGGACTGCTCGTCCTGTCGGCCTGCGACAAGCCGACGCCGGTGTCGACCATCACGGTCGGTTCGGACTCGGTCAGCTCCGAGGCGACCTGCTACGAGGAGGGCAAGGTCCTCAAGGCGCAGGAGCTGGCCAAGTGCCTCAAGGAGAAGGACATCGACTCCCTCTCCGTCGACCCCGACGAGCTGGTGCGCTTCGGCGTCGACCCGGCCGTCGCGGACAAGGGCTGGATCATCATGATGAACGGCCAGCCGCTCCTGAACGAGCCCATCAAGAAGACGTACACGACCATCCCGGGCAGCGTGTTCTTCAACGCCCAGTACGGCGCGCAGGGCGACTCCACGCTGGTCTCCATCCGTGAGGGCGAGCGGGACGCCACCGGGCTGTGGTCCTTCAAGCTGAAGAAGGACGCCTGA
- a CDS encoding cold-shock protein, with protein sequence MPTGKVKWFNSEKGFGFLSRDDGGDVFVHSSVLPAGVETLKPGQRVEFGVVAGQRGDQALSVILLEPTPSVAAAQRKKPDELASIVQDLTTLLENITPMLEKGRYPERASGKKIAGLLRAVADQLDV encoded by the coding sequence GTGCCTACCGGCAAGGTCAAGTGGTTCAACAGCGAGAAGGGCTTCGGCTTTCTCTCCCGCGACGACGGCGGTGACGTCTTCGTCCATTCCTCGGTTCTCCCCGCCGGAGTGGAGACGCTCAAGCCGGGTCAGCGCGTGGAATTCGGCGTGGTCGCCGGCCAGCGCGGCGACCAGGCCCTGTCGGTGATCCTGCTGGAGCCGACCCCGTCGGTCGCCGCCGCGCAGCGCAAGAAGCCGGACGAGCTGGCCTCGATCGTGCAGGACCTGACGACCCTGCTGGAGAACATCACCCCGATGCTGGAGAAGGGCCGCTACCCGGAGCGGGCCTCCGGCAAGAAGATCGCCGGCCTGCTCCGCGCGGTCGCCGACCAGCTCGACGTGTAG
- a CDS encoding haloacid dehalogenase-like hydrolase yields MARMASATSAPLTVGFDLDMTLIDSRPGIRACYQALAERTGTFVDADLAVTRLGPPLAHELRNWFPEEEVPAMADLYRSMYPRYAIAATPALPGAREAVAAVRAAGGRAIVVTAKYEPNAALHLRHLGIEPDALVGDLWAEAKAQALREHAAAVYVGDHLGDIRAARAADALAVTVATGPFGADELRAAGSDVVLADLTAFPRWLAGYLAEAGGAPDAPEAARA; encoded by the coding sequence ATGGCCCGCATGGCCTCTGCAACCTCCGCCCCGCTGACCGTCGGCTTCGACCTGGACATGACCCTGATCGACTCCCGCCCCGGCATCCGCGCCTGCTACCAGGCGCTCGCCGAGCGCACCGGCACGTTCGTCGACGCCGACCTCGCGGTCACCCGCCTCGGCCCGCCGCTGGCGCACGAGCTGCGGAACTGGTTCCCGGAGGAGGAGGTCCCGGCGATGGCCGACCTGTACCGGTCGATGTATCCGCGGTACGCCATCGCCGCCACCCCCGCCCTGCCCGGCGCCCGTGAGGCCGTCGCCGCCGTCCGGGCGGCGGGCGGGCGGGCGATCGTGGTCACGGCGAAGTACGAGCCGAACGCCGCGCTGCACCTGAGGCACCTGGGCATCGAGCCGGACGCCTTGGTCGGCGACCTGTGGGCGGAGGCGAAGGCGCAGGCCCTGCGCGAGCACGCCGCGGCCGTCTACGTCGGCGACCACCTGGGCGACATCCGCGCCGCCCGCGCCGCCGACGCCCTGGCGGTGACGGTGGCGACCGGCCCGTTCGGCGCGGACGAGCTGCGCGCGGCCGGCAGCGACGTCGTCCTCGCCGACCTGACCGCGTTCCCGCGGTGGCTGGCCGGCTACCTGGCGGAGGCCGGCGGCGCCCCGGACGCACCGGAGGCGGCGCGCGCCTGA
- a CDS encoding MFS transporter codes for MAAARTPGGTSGIGGAEGSSRGSGTGRWGGSLRALGRALHLPVTGTARGIRKATHAHGAGESGLGKLIELHAVNGAGDVMITVALASTVFFSVPTDEARGRVALYLAITMAPFTLLAPVVGPLLDRVPHGRRAAMACAMLARALLALVLSGAVVSGSIQLYPAALGVLVASKAYGVVRSAVVPRLLPPGFSLVKANSRVTLGGLLATGVAAPVGAGLQALGPRWPLYGAFVIFVAGTFLSFSLPRKVDSAKGEDTALLAADADHLHGPHRRPVKRPGLRTVGIAVTHALGVNAAIRCLAGFLIFFLAFLLREHPLTGQSAAVSLGMVAVAAGVGNACGTAVGAALRARAPEVIIVTVVAVELGVAVTAAVFFGAFLVACLAAVAGFAQALAKLSLDALIQRDVPEQVRTSAFARSETLLQMAWVLGGAIGIAMPLNGTLGLAVGAGVLAAGWLTTVRGLLGSARHGGRPRARVA; via the coding sequence GTGGCAGCCGCGAGGACACCCGGTGGCACCAGCGGAATCGGTGGGGCCGAGGGGAGCAGCCGAGGCAGCGGAACGGGCCGGTGGGGCGGCTCGCTCCGCGCGCTGGGACGTGCCCTGCACCTTCCGGTCACGGGGACGGCGCGCGGGATCCGGAAGGCGACGCACGCGCACGGCGCCGGCGAGTCGGGCCTGGGCAAGCTGATCGAGCTGCACGCGGTGAACGGCGCCGGCGATGTCATGATCACCGTCGCGCTCGCCTCGACCGTGTTCTTCTCCGTGCCGACCGACGAGGCGCGCGGGCGGGTCGCCCTCTACCTGGCGATCACGATGGCCCCGTTCACGCTGCTGGCGCCCGTGGTGGGCCCGCTGCTCGACCGGGTGCCGCACGGGCGGCGGGCCGCGATGGCGTGCGCGATGCTGGCGCGGGCGCTGCTCGCCCTGGTGCTGTCCGGGGCGGTGGTCTCCGGCAGCATCCAGCTGTATCCGGCGGCGCTCGGCGTGCTGGTCGCGTCGAAGGCGTACGGCGTGGTGCGCAGTGCCGTGGTGCCACGGTTGCTGCCGCCCGGTTTCTCGCTGGTGAAGGCGAACTCGCGGGTGACGCTCGGCGGGCTGCTGGCCACCGGGGTGGCCGCGCCCGTGGGGGCCGGGCTGCAGGCGCTCGGGCCGCGCTGGCCGCTCTACGGCGCCTTTGTGATCTTCGTCGCGGGAACGTTCCTGTCGTTCTCGCTGCCACGGAAGGTCGACTCGGCCAAGGGCGAGGACACCGCGCTGCTCGCGGCGGACGCGGACCATCTCCACGGCCCGCACCGCCGGCCGGTCAAGCGCCCGGGCCTGCGGACGGTCGGCATCGCCGTCACCCACGCCCTCGGCGTGAACGCGGCCATCCGCTGCCTGGCCGGGTTCCTGATCTTCTTCCTGGCGTTCCTGCTGCGCGAGCACCCGCTGACCGGGCAGAGCGCGGCCGTGTCGCTGGGCATGGTGGCGGTCGCGGCGGGCGTCGGCAACGCCTGCGGTACGGCGGTGGGGGCGGCGCTGCGGGCCCGCGCCCCGGAGGTCATCATCGTCACGGTCGTCGCGGTGGAGCTGGGGGTGGCGGTCACCGCGGCGGTGTTCTTCGGCGCGTTCCTGGTGGCGTGCCTGGCCGCGGTCGCCGGGTTCGCGCAGGCGCTGGCGAAGCTGTCGCTGGACGCGCTGATCCAGCGGGACGTGCCGGAGCAGGTGCGCACCTCGGCGTTCGCCCGCTCGGAGACGCTGCTGCAGATGGCGTGGGTGCTGGGCGGCGCGATCGGCATCGCGATGCCGCTGAACGGCACGCTGGGGCTCGCCGTGGGCGCCGGTGTGCTGGCCGCCGGCTGGCTGACGACGGTGCGCGGGCTGCTCGGCTCGGCCCGGCACGGCGGCCGGCCGCGCGCGCGAGTGGCGTAA
- a CDS encoding futalosine hydrolase, translating to MVLQAEEGRLTTSPVKRVLVATAVPAERDAVARAFSQAGGQESGGPVVIAAGVGPARAAAASATALTEAARDGRPFHLVVSAGIGGGFAPEAPVGSLVVADEITAADLGAETADGFVPVTELGFGTVTHRPPAALVRDVTAATGARAGTILTVSTVTGTAARAAALRARHPRALAEAMEGFGVAEAAAAHGVPVLELRAVSNPVGPRDRAAWRIGDALSALTEGFGKLAPVLEGWKPA from the coding sequence GTGGTCCTTCAAGCTGAAGAAGGACGCCTGACCACGTCCCCGGTGAAACGCGTCCTGGTGGCCACCGCGGTCCCCGCCGAGCGGGACGCGGTGGCCAGGGCGTTCTCCCAAGCCGGCGGGCAGGAGTCCGGCGGGCCTGTCGTCATCGCCGCCGGTGTGGGTCCCGCCCGCGCCGCCGCCGCCTCGGCGACCGCCCTCACCGAGGCCGCCCGTGACGGCCGCCCCTTCCACCTGGTGGTGAGCGCCGGCATCGGCGGCGGCTTCGCGCCCGAGGCGCCGGTGGGCTCGCTGGTCGTCGCCGACGAGATCACCGCGGCCGACCTGGGCGCCGAGACCGCCGACGGCTTCGTGCCGGTCACCGAGCTGGGCTTCGGCACCGTCACCCACCGTCCCCCCGCCGCCCTCGTACGGGACGTCACGGCCGCCACCGGGGCCCGCGCCGGCACGATCCTCACCGTCTCCACGGTGACCGGCACCGCCGCGCGCGCCGCGGCCCTGCGGGCCCGCCACCCGCGCGCCCTCGCCGAGGCCATGGAGGGCTTCGGGGTCGCCGAGGCCGCCGCCGCGCACGGCGTGCCCGTGCTGGAACTGCGGGCCGTCTCCAATCCGGTGGGCCCGCGCGACCGCGCCGCCTGGCGGATCGGCGACGCGCTTTCCGCGCTGACCGAGGGCTTCGGGAAGCTCGCACCCGTCCTGGAGGGTTGGAAACCGGCATGA
- a CDS encoding 1,4-dihydroxy-6-naphthoate synthase: MKLRIAYSPCPNDTFVFDALAHGRVPGAPLLDVTFADIDVTNGMAERGEFDVLKVSYAVLPYVLDEYALLPCGGALGRGCGPLVLTREPGTDLTGRTVAVPSERSTAYLLFRLWAADTVPGGVGRIVVMPFHEIMPAVRDGRVDAGLVIHEARFTYHTYGLHKLADMGEHWEDTTGLPIPLGAIIAKRSLGAPALRRLADSIRTSVRAAWDDPEASRPYVMEHAQEMDPAVADQHIGLYVNEFTAGLGDEGYAAVRGLLTRAAAEGLVPPLGPEALDFP, encoded by the coding sequence ATGAAGCTGCGGATCGCTTACTCCCCCTGCCCGAACGACACCTTCGTCTTCGACGCCCTGGCCCACGGCCGCGTCCCCGGCGCCCCCCTCCTGGACGTGACGTTCGCCGACATCGACGTCACCAACGGCATGGCCGAGCGCGGCGAGTTCGACGTGCTGAAGGTGTCGTACGCGGTGCTGCCGTACGTCCTCGACGAGTACGCCCTGCTGCCGTGCGGCGGGGCGCTGGGGCGGGGCTGCGGGCCGCTCGTGCTGACGCGGGAGCCGGGGACGGACCTGACCGGCCGTACGGTCGCCGTGCCCAGTGAGCGGTCGACGGCGTACCTGCTGTTCCGGCTGTGGGCGGCGGACACCGTGCCCGGCGGGGTCGGGCGGATCGTGGTGATGCCGTTCCACGAGATCATGCCCGCGGTGCGGGACGGGAGGGTGGACGCCGGACTCGTCATCCACGAGGCCCGGTTCACGTACCACACCTACGGGCTGCACAAGCTCGCCGACATGGGCGAGCACTGGGAGGACACCACCGGGCTGCCGATCCCGCTGGGCGCGATCATCGCGAAGCGGTCGCTGGGCGCGCCGGCCCTGCGGCGGCTCGCCGACTCGATCCGTACGTCCGTACGGGCCGCGTGGGACGACCCCGAGGCGTCCCGCCCGTACGTCATGGAACACGCCCAGGAGATGGACCCGGCCGTCGCCGACCAGCACATCGGGCTGTACGTCAACGAGTTCACCGCCGGCCTCGGCGACGAGGGCTACGCGGCGGTCCGCGGGCTGCTCACCCGCGCGGCGGCCGAGGGACTGGTGCCGCCCCTCGGCCCCGAGGCGCTGGACTTCCCGTAG
- the istB gene encoding IS21-like element helper ATPase IstB translates to MTRTPPPPTATLGYALFATRWLQAPLYFGLVAVQGVYVYKFFNELWTLIVRCVAGRADETYVMLAVLKLVDVVMIANLLIMVIVGGYETFVSRIDLQGHRDQPEWLSHVNPNVLKVKLATAIVGISSVHLLQMFVDVDHTPHHSLLWGTVIHMAFIVSAAILAYMSGEMVARVEHHHAREHRPAETERAGQSRPGPGDAPVTVPAQAGPPVWEDHAEDRIRAAGFPARKQLEDFDTDHPRAFDRDTVARLGKLDFVSARRNVLFIGGPGTGKTHLAIGLGLRACQAGHRVLFATAAEWAARLAEAEAAGRLAEELAGLDEAALLVVDEVGYVPFGPDATRLLFRLVAHRYERGSLVVTSDRPLERWHEVLDGPSVPAMADRLAHHAETVRLEGDSYRKRRTATAWAE, encoded by the coding sequence ATGACTCGGACGCCGCCACCGCCCACCGCCACGCTCGGGTACGCCCTGTTCGCCACCCGCTGGCTCCAGGCCCCGCTGTACTTCGGCCTGGTCGCCGTACAGGGCGTGTATGTCTACAAGTTCTTCAACGAGCTGTGGACGTTAATCGTCCGGTGCGTGGCCGGGCGGGCCGACGAGACGTACGTCATGCTCGCCGTGCTGAAGCTCGTCGACGTCGTGATGATCGCCAACCTGCTCATCATGGTGATCGTCGGCGGCTACGAGACCTTCGTCTCCCGGATCGACCTCCAGGGCCACCGGGACCAGCCGGAATGGCTCTCGCACGTCAACCCGAACGTGCTGAAGGTCAAGCTGGCCACCGCCATCGTGGGCATCTCCTCCGTCCACCTGCTCCAGATGTTCGTGGACGTCGACCACACCCCCCACCACTCGCTGCTGTGGGGCACGGTGATCCACATGGCGTTCATCGTGTCCGCCGCGATCCTCGCCTACATGTCGGGGGAGATGGTGGCCCGCGTCGAACACCACCACGCCAGGGAGCACCGGCCCGCGGAGACCGAGCGGGCCGGGCAATCCCGGCCCGGACCGGGGGACGCCCCGGTGACGGTCCCCGCCCAGGCCGGCCCGCCCGTGTGGGAGGACCACGCCGAGGACCGGATCCGGGCCGCCGGGTTCCCCGCCCGCAAGCAGCTGGAGGACTTCGACACCGACCATCCGCGCGCCTTCGACCGCGACACGGTCGCGCGCCTCGGCAAGCTCGACTTCGTCTCCGCGCGCCGCAACGTGCTCTTCATCGGCGGCCCCGGCACCGGCAAGACCCACCTCGCGATCGGGCTGGGCCTGCGGGCCTGCCAGGCCGGGCACCGGGTGCTGTTCGCGACCGCCGCGGAGTGGGCGGCCCGGCTCGCGGAGGCGGAGGCCGCGGGACGCCTTGCGGAGGAGCTGGCCGGTCTGGACGAGGCCGCCCTCCTCGTCGTCGACGAGGTCGGCTACGTCCCCTTCGGCCCGGACGCCACGCGCCTGCTGTTCCGGCTGGTCGCCCACCGCTACGAGCGCGGCTCGCTGGTCGTCACCAGCGACCGCCCGCTGGAGCGCTGGCACGAGGTGCTCGACGGCCCGTCCGTCCCGGCGATGGCGGACCGCCTCGCCCACCACGCCGAGACCGTACGGCTCGAAGGGGACAGCTACCGCAAGCGCCGCACCGCTACAGCCTGGGCAGAGTGA
- a CDS encoding helicase C-terminal domain-containing protein, with the protein MSTEEKPVAPRSLAEALRGRDDASLARLLRGRPDLITPVPTDLTQLATRAGTRASVVRALERLDRFVSQTAQALAVAGDPASYDELLGLMAGDDPDPVVAAALPRALGVLREQALVWGDDERLRLVRTARELLAPSPQHPSPTGLGPTVREATAGMSPGRIQEIVAAAGLPSTHDAVSAVASLTALFRDRRRMRALLAGAPEESRQVLERLVWGPPYGQVTADPAPRLRWLLDRGLLLPTAPGTVVLPREVALHLRGGRAHRAPEPVPPAVEAAATHRPQVVDATAAGQALTALATVEELLKEWDEGGPAVLRAGGLSVRDLKRTAVALDVSEPVAAFWVELAYAAGLIASDGEADERYAATPAYDDWLERPAAERWSRLAEAWLTATRTPGLIGGRDAKDRSLSALGPGLDRSAAPEVRHRVLTLLAGLPEGAAPGTDSLLARLRWERPSRGGRDAADDLRARLAQWALSEAELLGVTGRGALSRHGRALLGASAPTPAPAHTPEHAPAAESRGPGDKLPVHHHHHHEHHHHAVPAVPEPLSPAEQATATAAAARVLAPLLPEPLDHVLLQADLTAVAPGPLQRPLAETLGVLAEVESKGGATVYRFTPASVRRALDAGRTAAELHAFLAEHSRTPVPQPLAYLIDDVARRHGHLRVGAASAYVRCDDDALLSEILADKRAAGLRLRRLAPTVLAAQADPASLLEGLRAMGFAPAAESAEGDVLITRAHAHRTPPRTAPEPVPDGPPVPDATLLSAAVRAIRAGDLAATAPRKPGDGGAPGGSAPAAPGALPRTGSAETLATMQAAVLTGQSLWIGYVNAEGAASQRVIAPVRVEGGFVTAYDHTSDEVRTFPLHRITGVAELADEDG; encoded by the coding sequence ATGAGCACCGAGGAGAAGCCTGTGGCCCCCCGGTCCCTCGCGGAGGCGCTCCGCGGTCGGGACGACGCCTCGCTGGCCCGGCTCCTGCGCGGCCGGCCGGATCTCATCACGCCGGTGCCGACGGATCTGACGCAGCTGGCGACCCGGGCGGGGACGCGGGCCTCGGTGGTGCGGGCGCTGGAGCGGCTGGACCGGTTCGTGTCGCAGACGGCGCAGGCGCTGGCCGTGGCCGGGGACCCGGCGTCGTACGACGAGCTGCTGGGGCTGATGGCGGGGGACGACCCGGATCCGGTGGTGGCCGCCGCGCTGCCCCGGGCGCTGGGCGTGCTGCGGGAGCAGGCGCTGGTGTGGGGGGACGACGAGCGGCTGCGGCTGGTGCGCACCGCCCGGGAGCTGCTGGCGCCGTCGCCGCAGCACCCCTCGCCGACCGGGCTGGGGCCCACGGTGCGGGAGGCGACCGCGGGGATGTCGCCGGGGCGGATCCAGGAGATCGTGGCCGCGGCCGGGCTGCCGTCCACGCACGACGCGGTCTCCGCGGTCGCCTCGCTCACCGCGCTGTTCCGCGACCGCCGGCGGATGCGGGCGCTGCTCGCCGGGGCGCCCGAGGAGTCGCGGCAGGTGCTGGAGCGGCTGGTGTGGGGGCCGCCGTACGGGCAGGTGACCGCGGATCCGGCGCCCCGGCTGCGGTGGCTGCTGGACCGGGGGCTGCTGCTGCCGACCGCGCCGGGGACGGTCGTCCTGCCGCGCGAGGTGGCGCTGCATCTGCGGGGCGGGCGCGCGCACCGCGCGCCCGAGCCGGTGCCGCCGGCCGTCGAGGCCGCGGCCACGCACCGTCCGCAGGTGGTGGACGCCACGGCCGCCGGGCAGGCGCTGACCGCGCTGGCGACCGTGGAGGAGCTGCTGAAGGAGTGGGACGAGGGCGGCCCCGCGGTGCTGCGGGCCGGCGGGCTGAGCGTGCGCGACCTCAAGCGCACCGCCGTCGCCCTGGACGTCTCCGAGCCGGTCGCCGCGTTCTGGGTGGAGCTGGCCTACGCCGCCGGGCTGATCGCCTCCGACGGCGAGGCCGACGAGCGGTACGCGGCCACCCCCGCCTACGACGACTGGCTGGAGCGGCCCGCCGCCGAACGCTGGTCCCGCCTCGCCGAGGCCTGGCTCACCGCCACCCGCACGCCCGGACTGATCGGTGGGCGCGACGCCAAGGACCGCAGTCTGTCCGCGCTCGGCCCCGGCCTCGACCGCTCGGCCGCGCCGGAGGTACGGCACCGGGTGCTCACCCTGCTCGCCGGGCTGCCCGAGGGCGCCGCCCCCGGCACCGACTCGCTGCTGGCCCGGCTGCGCTGGGAGCGGCCCTCGCGCGGCGGCCGGGACGCGGCGGACGACCTGCGGGCCCGGCTCGCGCAGTGGGCGCTGTCGGAGGCGGAGCTGCTGGGCGTGACGGGGCGCGGCGCGCTGTCCCGGCACGGGCGCGCCCTCCTCGGCGCGAGCGCCCCCACGCCCGCCCCCGCGCACACGCCGGAGCACGCCCCCGCCGCCGAGTCGCGGGGCCCCGGTGACAAGCTCCCCGTGCACCACCACCATCACCACGAGCACCACCACCACGCGGTGCCCGCCGTCCCCGAGCCGCTCTCCCCAGCCGAGCAGGCCACGGCCACCGCGGCCGCCGCCCGGGTGCTCGCCCCGCTGCTGCCCGAGCCGCTGGACCACGTGCTGCTCCAGGCCGACCTGACGGCCGTGGCGCCGGGTCCGCTCCAGCGCCCGCTGGCCGAGACGCTGGGCGTGCTCGCGGAGGTGGAGTCGAAGGGCGGGGCGACGGTGTACCGGTTCACGCCCGCCTCGGTGCGCCGCGCCCTGGACGCCGGCCGCACCGCCGCCGAGCTGCACGCCTTCCTCGCCGAGCACTCCCGTACGCCGGTGCCGCAACCACTCGCCTATCTGATCGACGACGTGGCCCGCCGCCACGGTCATCTGCGGGTCGGCGCCGCCTCGGCGTACGTCCGCTGCGACGACGACGCCCTGCTCAGCGAGATCCTGGCGGACAAGCGGGCGGCGGGCCTGCGGCTGCGCCGCCTGGCCCCGACGGTGCTGGCCGCGCAGGCGGACCCGGCGAGCCTGCTGGAGGGGCTGCGCGCGATGGGCTTCGCCCCGGCCGCCGAGTCCGCCGAGGGCGATGTGCTGATCACCCGCGCGCACGCCCACCGCACCCCGCCGCGCACCGCCCCCGAGCCGGTGCCGGACGGGCCGCCGGTGCCCGACGCGACGCTGCTCTCCGCCGCCGTCCGGGCGATCCGGGCGGGCGACCTGGCCGCCACCGCCCCGCGCAAGCCGGGCGACGGCGGCGCGCCCGGCGGATCGGCTCCGGCCGCGCCGGGCGCGCTGCCGCGCACCGGCTCCGCCGAGACGCTGGCCACCATGCAGGCCGCGGTGCTCACCGGGCAGTCGCTGTGGATCGGCTACGTGAACGCGGAGGGCGCCGCGAGCCAGCGGGTCATCGCCCCGGTGCGGGTCGAGGGCGGCTTCGTGACGGCGTACGACCACACCTCGGACGAGGTCCGCACCTTCCCGCTGCACCGGATCACGGGCGTGGCGGAGCTGGCGGACGAGGACGGCTGA